A region of Nerophis ophidion isolate RoL-2023_Sa linkage group LG28, RoL_Noph_v1.0, whole genome shotgun sequence DNA encodes the following proteins:
- the LOC133545112 gene encoding gastrula zinc finger protein XlCGF57.1-like isoform X2 encodes MCERTMAKYEEELWPTKEKERQHQLLDVYYKKHHQVVLHRTDVCEEQCLPEKQECSFRMVKEDPSKRTTRCHGPLGISFSSLTQTLSCKKEEEEEDSLTPHIKEEAMEHNISQEGAHIEGLVEFPVTGVPVKSEDDEVKGESEERGGGEPPSSSSTQHMTTEADGDHCGGSQADKLLAPLSDSEDTTSHSPDTDDEDSKDDKTCHTDNTHFTCSHCDKTFKYHCHLKVHTRIHTGEKPFLCSICGKSFVQSPHLKVHMRTHTGEKPFSCSVCGKDFVLSIHLKVHMRAHTGEKPFVCSICGKGFTQSNTLKEHISTHTGEKPFVCSTCGKGFTRSQYLKVHMRTHTGEKPFSCSICGKGFKESRHLKRHKRTHTGEKSHSCSICNRSFGDRSNLVAHMRRHIGEKV; translated from the exons atgtgcgaaagaacgatggcaaagtatgaggaggaactttggccAACAaaagagaaggagcgacaacatcaactactggatgtttattataagaaacatcatcaagttgtgttacacagaacag atgtctgtgaagaacaatgtctgcctgaaaaacaggagtgtagcttcaggatggtgaaAGAGGATCCTTCAAAAAGGACGACTAGGTGCCACGGACCCCTTGGCatctccttttcctctttgacacagaccctttcctgtaaaaaggaagaggaagaggaagactcactgaccccccacattaaagaggaagcgaTGGAACACaacatcagtcaggagggagctCATATAGAAGGActggtggagttcccagtgactggtgtccctgtgaagagtgaagatgatgaggtcaaaggtgaaagtgaggagaggggagggggggagcctccaagcagcagctcaacacaacacatgacaacagaagctgatggagaccactgtggaggatcacaagcagacaagctcttagctccactatcagatagtgaggacacaacgtcacactctcctgacactgatgatgaagactctaaagatgataagacatgtcacactgacaacactcacttcacatgttctcactgtgacaaaacctttaaataccattgtcatcTGAAAGTACAcacgagaatacacactggagaaaaaccttttctctgttcaatctgtggcaaaagttttgtacaaagtccccatttgaaagtacacatgagaacacatactggtgaaaaacctttttcttgctcagtatGTGGTAAAGATTTTGTTCTAAGTATACACTTGAAAGTACATATGAGAGCACACAcgggtgaaaaaccttttgtctgttcaatctgtggtaaaggttttacacaaagtaacaCTTTAAAAGAACACATatcaacacacactggtgaaaaaccttttgtctgttcaacctgtggtaaaggttttacacgaagtcaatatttgaaagtacacatgagaacacacactggtgaaaaacctttttcctgttcaatctgtggtaaaggttttaaagAAAGTcgacatttgaaaagacacaaaagaacacacactggtgaaaaatcacattcctgttcaatctgcaacagaagctttggtgaccgatcaaaccttgtagcacacatgagaagacacataGGAGAGAAAGTGtag
- the LOC133545112 gene encoding zinc finger protein 391-like isoform X1 — protein MRRNFGQQKRRSDNINYWMFIIRNIIKLCYTEQGSKLKELHFPNHSTRSERTRPQDGGIAESTIQNADLHYVCEEQCLPEKQECSFRMVKEDPSKRTTRCHGPLGISFSSLTQTLSCKKEEEEEDSLTPHIKEEAMEHNISQEGAHIEGLVEFPVTGVPVKSEDDEVKGESEERGGGEPPSSSSTQHMTTEADGDHCGGSQADKLLAPLSDSEDTTSHSPDTDDEDSKDDKTCHTDNTHFTCSHCDKTFKYHCHLKVHTRIHTGEKPFLCSICGKSFVQSPHLKVHMRTHTGEKPFSCSVCGKDFVLSIHLKVHMRAHTGEKPFVCSICGKGFTQSNTLKEHISTHTGEKPFVCSTCGKGFTRSQYLKVHMRTHTGEKPFSCSICGKGFKESRHLKRHKRTHTGEKSHSCSICNRSFGDRSNLVAHMRRHIGEKV, from the exons atgaggaggaactttggccAACAaaagagaaggagcgacaacatcaactactggatgtttattataagaaacatcatcaagttgtgttacacagaacag GGCTCAAAGCTAAAAGAATTGCACTTTCCAAACCACAGCACTCGCAGTGAGAGAACTCGACCACAAGATGGCGGCATAGCAGAGTCAACAATACAGAATgcagatttacact atgtctgtgaagaacaatgtctgcctgaaaaacaggagtgtagcttcaggatggtgaaAGAGGATCCTTCAAAAAGGACGACTAGGTGCCACGGACCCCTTGGCatctccttttcctctttgacacagaccctttcctgtaaaaaggaagaggaagaggaagactcactgaccccccacattaaagaggaagcgaTGGAACACaacatcagtcaggagggagctCATATAGAAGGActggtggagttcccagtgactggtgtccctgtgaagagtgaagatgatgaggtcaaaggtgaaagtgaggagaggggagggggggagcctccaagcagcagctcaacacaacacatgacaacagaagctgatggagaccactgtggaggatcacaagcagacaagctcttagctccactatcagatagtgaggacacaacgtcacactctcctgacactgatgatgaagactctaaagatgataagacatgtcacactgacaacactcacttcacatgttctcactgtgacaaaacctttaaataccattgtcatcTGAAAGTACAcacgagaatacacactggagaaaaaccttttctctgttcaatctgtggcaaaagttttgtacaaagtccccatttgaaagtacacatgagaacacatactggtgaaaaacctttttcttgctcagtatGTGGTAAAGATTTTGTTCTAAGTATACACTTGAAAGTACATATGAGAGCACACAcgggtgaaaaaccttttgtctgttcaatctgtggtaaaggttttacacaaagtaacaCTTTAAAAGAACACATatcaacacacactggtgaaaaaccttttgtctgttcaacctgtggtaaaggttttacacgaagtcaatatttgaaagtacacatgagaacacacactggtgaaaaacctttttcctgttcaatctgtggtaaaggttttaaagAAAGTcgacatttgaaaagacacaaaagaacacacactggtgaaaaatcacattcctgttcaatctgcaacagaagctttggtgaccgatcaaaccttgtagcacacatgagaagacacataGGAGAGAAAGTGtag